The following proteins are encoded in a genomic region of Musa acuminata AAA Group cultivar baxijiao chromosome BXJ2-11, Cavendish_Baxijiao_AAA, whole genome shotgun sequence:
- the LOC135627360 gene encoding pentatricopeptide repeat-containing protein At5g56310-like gives MPRRIPRFRWPLHSLHPPPPFLERTRRPPLSLLADRCASMRQLKQVHAQMIVSARIADNYAASRLLSFAALSPSGDLPHALRLFRATPLPNSFMWNTLIRALAASPSPATAVALFSEMLQVGTPSGKHTFPFLLKACACLPSPSIARQVHAHVLKRGFHVDPYVVNGLVRCYGVHGHLGDARRLFDGLREKNLIVWTTMISSYAQNFCSNEALLLFDRMIGAGVEPCNATLASVLSACARSGGLDLGQQIHSFIREKGIEVGVILGTALVDMYAKNGAITAALELFRQMPEKNTVTWNAVICGLAHHGLANAALDLFHQLEREQVQPNDVTFVGVLSACCHAGFLKLGRQIFDSMEKTYKIEPKVEHYGCMVDLLGRCGNLLEAERLIKGMKCGADVVVLGALLTACKNHGNIDIAERVVNEMLRLDPGNHGVYVVLSNVYAEVGRWKDVTRLRKVMRVGGLKKIPGWSCVEGDVS, from the coding sequence ATGCCACGAAGGATTCCCCGCTTCCGATGGCCGTTGCACTCCctgcatcctcctcctcctttcctcGAGCGCACCCGACGGCCGCCGCTCTCCCTCCTGGCCGACCGCTGCGCTTCCATGCGTCAGCTCAAACAGGTGCATGCCCAAATGATCGTCTCCGCCCGCATTGCCGACAACTACGCCGCAAGCCGCCTCCTTTCCTTCGCTGCCCTCTCCCCGTCCGGCGACCTTCCCCACGCCCTCCGCCTCTTCCGCGCCACCCCCCTCCCCAACTCCTTCATGTGGAACACCCTCATCCGCGCCCTCGCCGCTTCCCCCTCTCCCGCCACTGCCGTCGCCCTCTTCTCTGAGATGCTGCAGGTTGGCACCCCTTCCGGCAAGCACACCTTTCCTTTCCTCCTCAAGGCCTGCGCTTGTCTCCCCTCCCCCTCCATCGCGCGGCAGGTCCACGCTCATGTCCTCAAGCGCGGGTTCCATGTGGACCCCTATGTCGTCAATGGCTTGGTCCGCTGTTACGGTGTTCATGGTCATCTCGGGGATGCCCGGAGGCTGTTCGATGGATTGCGCGAAAAGAATCTAATCGTCTGGACCACGATGATAAGCTCTTATGCGCAGAATTTTTGCTCCAATGAAGCTCTCTTACTTTTTGACCGGATGATCGGAGCGGGTGTCGAACCATGCAATGCCACTCTGGCTTCCGTGCTGTCGGCTTGTGCTAGATCTGGTGGGTTGGACTTGGGGCAGCAGATTCATTCGTTTATAAGGGAGAAGGGAATAGAAGTGGGAGTCATTCTCGGCACTGCTTTAGTGGATATGTATGCTAAGAATGGTGCGATCACAGCCGCACTTGAGCTGTTCAGGCAAATGCCAGAGAAGAACACAGTGACATGGAACGCTGTGATCTGTGGTTTGGCTCATCATGGCCTTGCCAATGCAGCTCTTGATCTGTTCCACCAGTTGGAGAGGGAGCAGGTCCAACCAAACGATGTAACTTTTGTAGGTGTCCTGTCAGCTTGTTGCCATGCTGGCTTTCTCAAACTAGGGCGCCAGATTTTTGATTCCATGGAAAAGACCTACAAGATTGAGCCAAAGGTGGAGCACTATGGGTGCATGGTTGATCTTCTTGGCCGGTGCGGGAATCTATTAGAGGCTGAGCGTTTAATTAAAGGAATGAAATGCGGGGCTGATGTGGTCGTTCTAGGAGCTTTGCTGACCGCCTGCAAGAACCATGGGAACATCGACATTGCAGAGAGGGTGGTCAATGAAAtgcttagattggatcctggaaacCATGGTGTTTATGTTGTTCTGTCCAATGTGTATGCAGAGGTGGGAAGATGGAAAGATGTTACGAGGTTGAGGAAAGTGATGAGGGTTGGAGGTTTGAAAAAGATTCCTGGATGGAGCTGTGTAGAGGGTGATGTTAGCTAA